One Coregonus clupeaformis isolate EN_2021a chromosome 21, ASM2061545v1, whole genome shotgun sequence DNA window includes the following coding sequences:
- the slc25a47b gene encoding solute carrier family 25 member 47-B — translation MHLADFVAGSVGGAFGVAVGYPLDTVKVRIQTQRRFTGVWQCIHTTWKTEGVNGFYRGMSMPVTTVSISSSVVFGVYRNVLQCLQQLRSTSTGLDFLPAKVDFFLSGLSGGVAQVSVMAPADIVKVRMQCQMVHQGLDAQQPKYRGPMHCLLTIAREEGFLGLYKGAGALALRDGPSFATYFTIYHVICEQLSPPGKTQPEWKVVLLAGGLSGMCGWCIGTPMDVIKSRLQVDGMGKRRYKGFFHCIAQSIRTEGPGVLFKGLGLNCIRAFPVNMSVFAMYEVVVRLLRPKT, via the exons ATGCATTTGGCAGATTTCGTTGCTGGTTCCGTTGGAG GAGCCTTTGGAGTGGCTGTGGGGTATCCTTTGGACACAGTGAAG GTGAGAATACAGACGCAAAGGAGATTCACTGGAGTTTGGCAATGCATTCATACTACATGGAAGACAGAGGGG GTGAATGGATTCTACAGGGGCATGTCCATGCCAGTCACCACTGTCTCCATCAGCTCCTCTGTAGTGTTTGGCGTCTACAGGAATGTCCTGCAGTGTTTACAACAACTACGATCCACCTCCACAGGTCTGGATTTTCTGCCAGCCAAAGTGGACTTCTTCTTGTCCGGGTTGTCAGGAGGTGTTGCACAG gtatctgtgatggCACCAGCTGACATAGTAAAAGTACGGATGCAGTGCCAGATGGTACACCAAGGCTTGGACGCTCAGCAACCCAAGTATCGTGGCCCAATGCACTGTCTGCTGACCATCGCTCGTGAAGAGGGCTTCCTCGGACTGTACAAGGGAGCTGGTGCCCTCGCCCTGCGAGACGGCCCCTCTTTTGCCACCTACTTCACTATTTACCACGTTATCTGTGAGCAGCTGTCCCCACCTGGGAAGACCCAGCCAG agtGGAAGGTGGTTCTGCTTGCTGGTGGACTGTCAGGGATGTGTGGCTGGTGCATAGGGACACCTATGGATGTGATCAAATCCCGTTTGCAGGTGGACGGTATGGGCAAGAGGAGATACAAGGGTTTCTTCCACTGCATCGCGCAGAGCATACGCACTGAGGGGCCGGGTGTTCTCTTCAAAGGCCTGGGCCTCAATTGCATACGGGCCTTTCCAGTCAACATGTCCGTGTTCGCCATGTACGAGGTGGTTGTGCGCCTCCTCCGACCGAAAACTTGA
- the LOC121539013 gene encoding tryptophan--tRNA ligase, cytoplasmic-like, producing MTDCLGDGAGDMTPMDLYEKLTLQGETVRTLKTEKAAKADIDAALQLLLKLKVDYKQVTGQDYKAGCPPSECSVSQDNGPAADGEDMVDPWNVSTTSAKGVDYDKLIVRFGSSKIDQELVDRIERVSGQEAHRFLRRGIFFSHRDMHQVLDAYEKNKSFYLYTGRGPSSEAMHVGHLIPFIFTKWLQDTFDIPLVIQLTDDEKYLWKDLSLEDCHRYAVENAKDIIACGFDVNKTFIFSDLDYMGASPDFYRNVVKIQKHVTFNQVKGIFGFGDSDCIGKIAFPAIQAAPSFSNSFPQIFKGRKDIQCLIPCAIDQDPYFRMTRDVAPRIGYPKPALLHSTFFPALQGAQTKMSASDANSSIFLTDTPKQIKNKVNKHAFSGGKDTVEEHRKYGGNPDVDVSFMYLTFFLEDDEQLEKIRQDYASGALLTGELKKSLIETLQPMITSHQERRKQVTDETVKQFMTPRPLDFNF from the exons GCTGATATTGATGCTGCTCTACAGTTGCTGCTGAAGCTCAAAGTGGACTACAAGCAGGTAACAGGTCAGGACTACAAGGCTGGATGTCCACCCTCGGAATGCTCTGTTTCACAAGACAATGGGCCAGCAGCAGATGGGGAGGACATGGTCGACCCCTGGAACGTCTCCACCACCAGCGCTAAAGGAGTGGACTACGACAAGCTGATAG TGAGGTTTGGCAGTAGCAAGATTGACCAAGAGCTGGTGGACAGAATAGAGAGAGTCTCGGGACAGGAGGCACACCGGTTTTTACGCCGAGGAATCTTCTTCTCTCACAG AGATATGCACCAGGTTCTGGACGCGTATGAGAAGAACAAGTCTTTCTACCTCTACACGGGCAGAGGGCCCTCCTCAGAGGCCATGCACGTGGGCCACCTCATACCTTTCATCTTCACAAA GTGGCTGCAGGACACGTTTGACATCCCGCTGGTGATCCAGCTGACGGACGATGAGAAGTACCTGTGGAAGGACCTGTCCCTGGAGGACTGTCACCGCTACGCCGTGGAGAACGCCAAGGACATCATCGCCTGTGGCTTCGACGTCAACAAGACCTTCATCTTCTCTGACCTGGACTACATGGG GGCGTCCCCAGACTTCTACAGGAATGTGGTGAAAATACAGAAGCATGTGACTTTCAACCAGGTCAAAGGCATCTTCGGATTTGGCGACAGTGACTGCATCG GAAAGATCgccttccctgccatccaggccgCGCCGTCGTTCAGTAACTCTTTCCCTCAGATCTTCAAGGGCAGAAAAGACATCCAGTGTCTCATTCCCTGTGCCATAGACCAG GACCCTTACTTCCGGATGACCCGGGATGTGGCCCCCAGGATCGGCTACCCCAAGCCTGCCCTGTTGCACTCTACCTTCTTCCCCGCGCTGCAGGGGGCCCAGACCAAGATGTCCGCCAGCGATGCCAACTCCTCCATCTTCCTCACAGACACGCCCAAGCAGATCAAAAATAAG GTGAACAAGCACGCCTTCTCCGGGGGAAAGGACACGGTAGAGGAGCACCGGAAATATGGCGGCAACCCCGATGTGGACGTGTCCTTTATGTACCTGACCTTCTTCCTGGAGGACGATGAGCAGCTGGAGAAAATCCGACAG gactaCGCCAGTGGAGCGCTGCTAACCGGTGAGCTGAAGAAGAGTCTGATAGAGACCCTGCAGCCAATGATCACATCCCATCAGGAGAGACGCAAGCAGGTCACAGACGAGACCGTCAAGCAGTTCATGACCCCGAGACCTCTAGATTTCAATTTCTAG